In Xylocopa sonorina isolate GNS202 chromosome 3, iyXylSono1_principal, whole genome shotgun sequence, one genomic interval encodes:
- the Atp8b gene encoding ATPase phospholipid transporting 8B isoform X5: protein MIHEDEEEEGSRWKYVRGEADIVSSARLKCHEEEETKVKDCDEADKVSVAKSDAEDSRKGSTTAASVCNDESEENSGTKRKKKKRRKTKKKQQLRLHHLPQEESADGQQVHTLVNLPSSSDEVEAVGECSKRDSSSSLGAASRHNTLRESLLTVLGKLVIWKGTRYRSATAASSSSLAPPNSPPATECIGRSTSFFSSETERRIRANNREFNSQFNYANNYIKTSKYSVLTFLPLNLFEQFQRLANFYFLCLLVLQVIPAISSLTPITTAIPLIGVLMLTAVKDAYDDFQRHSSDSQVNNRKSQTLRGTSLREEKWSQVQVGDVIRMENDQFVAADVLLLSTSEPNGLCYIETAELDGETNLKCRQCLAETAEMMDNHELIGQFDGEIICETPNNLLNKFDGTLTWKGRKYPLDNDKIILRGCVLRNTQWCYGVVIFAGKDTKLMQNSGKTKFKRTSIDRLLNLLIIGIVFFLLSMCLFCMIGCGIWESLVGRYFQVYLPWDSLVPTEPMGGATVIALLVFFSYAIVLNTVVPISLYVSVEVIRFVQSFLINWDEEMYYAPTNTHAKARTTTLNEELGQIEYIFSDKTGTLTQNIMTFNKCSVAGKCYGDVIDEVTGEVVDLSETMTPLDFSFNKDYEPDFKFYDTALLEAVKRSNEDVHSFFRLLALCHTVMPEEKNGKLEYQAQSPDEAALVSAARNFGFVFKERSPNSITIEVMGKREIYELLCILDFNNVRKRMSVILRKDGHLRLYCKGADNVIYERLKNGSSDIMAKTLEHLNKFAGEGLRTLCLSVRDLDEQFFNDWKQRHQEAAMSHENKDDKLDAIYEEIEKDMTLLGATAIEDKLQDGVPQTIANLALAGIKIWVLTGDKQETAINIGYSCQLLTDDLTDVFIVDATTYDGVENQLARYLETIKTTSSHQNRPTLSVVTFRWDKESSDTEYNPSRDEQDEHEMEQATGFAVVINGHSLVHALHPQLEQLFLEVSSQCKAVICCRVTPLQKAMVVELIKKNKNAVTLAIGDGANDVSMIKTAHIGVGISGQEGLQAVLASDYSIGQFRFLERLLLVHGRWSYYRMSKFLRYFFYKNFAFTLCHIWFAFFCGFSAQTVFDPMYISVYNLFYTSLPVMAVGIFDQDVNDKNSLMYPKLYAPGLQNLLFNKKEFCWSAIHGFFASCVLFLVPYGTYKDGVSPKGYVLSDHMLLGSVVATILVIVVTVQIALDTSYWTIVNHIMVWGSLIWYFILDYFYNFVVGGSYVGSLTMAMSEATFWFTAVISCIILVIPVLSWRFFFIDVRPTLSDRVRLKQRLAQLRSRQSQDILRTPSTRRTRRSLRSGYAFAHQEGFGRLITSGKIMRKLPNGADFKFAMPFTNNTNKQVSVATTSPKDNASKNSHTLNTINL from the exons ACCAAGGTAAAGGACTGCGACGAGGCCGACAAAGTCTCGGTGGCGAAATCGGACGCGGAAGATAGCCGGAAGGGATCGACGACCGCCGCGTCCGTGTGCAACGACGAAAGCGAGGAGAACTCCGGTACCAAgcggaagaagaagaaacgtcggaaaacgaagaagaaacaGCAGCTGCGTCTGCACCACCTACCACAGGAGGAGTCCGCGGACGGGCAGCAAGTCCACACGCTGGTGAATCTGCCCTCGTCCTCGGACGAGGTCGAGGCGGTCGGCGAATGCTCGAAAAGAGACTCGTCCAGCAGCTTGGGCGCTGCTAGTAGGCACAACACCCTCCGAGAGTCATTGTTAACCGTGTTGGGCAAGCTGGTGATCTGGAAGGGCACCAGGTACCGATCCGCCACCGCTGCGTCCTCCTCATCGTTAGCGCCGCCGAACTCGCCGCCCGCCACTGAGTGCATCGGCCGTAGCACTTCCTTCTTTTCCAGCG AAACGGAGAGGAGAATTCGCGCCAATAATCGCGAGTTCAACTCACAATTTAATTATGCG AACAATTACATCAAGACGTCCAAGTATTCGGTTCTGACGTTCCTACCATTAAATTTGTTCGAGCAATTCCAGCGGCTCGCTAACTTTTACTTCCTATGCCTGCTGGTGCTTCAGGTGATCCCCGCTATCTCCTCCTTGACCCCCATCACTACAGCCATACCCCTTATAGGGGTACTTATGCTCACTGCCGTCAAAGATGCCTACGACGATTTT CAACGGCACAGCAGCGATTCGCAAGTGAACAATCGGAAATCGCAAACGTTACGAGGCACTAGTCTCCGAGAGGAGAAATGGTCGCAAGTGCAAGTAGGCGATGTAATTAGAATGGAAAACGATCAGTTCGTTGCAGCCGACGTCCTTCTTTTATCTACTAGTGAGCCAAATGGTCTTTGTTATATCGAAACCGCAGAATTAGATGG GGAAACGAATTTGAAGTGTCGGCAGTGCTTAGCTGAAACTGCCGAGATGATGGATAATCACGAATTGATCGGTCAATTCGACGGGGAAATTATATGCGAAACTCCTaataatttgttaaataaatttGATGGTACTCTTACGTGGAAGGGACGAAA ATACCCATTGGACAACGACAAAATTATATTACGAGGTTGCGTGCTCCGTAACACGCAGTGGTGCTATGGAGTGGTCATCTTTGCTGGCAAGGATACCAAATTGATGCAAAACTCAGGGAAGACCAAATTTAAGAGGACCTCTATAGATAGGCTGCTGAATCTTCTCATCATCGGGATAGTGTTCTTTTTACTTTCTATGTGTTTGTTTTGTATGATCGGCTGTGGTATCTGGGAGAGCCTCGTCGGCCGTTATTTCCAAGTGTATCTACCATGGGACTCGCTGGTGCCTACCGAGCCTATGGGCGGTGCCACAGTGATCGCTCTGCTTGTGTTCTTTTCGTATGCAATCGTACTAAACACGGTGGTGCCAATCAGTTTATACGTGAGTGTTGAAGTTATCAGATTCGTTCAATCGTTCCTGATCAACTGGGACGAGGAGATGTACTACGCGCCAACGAACACGCACGCTAAAGCTAGGACTACCACGTTAAACGAGGAGTTGGGACAAATAGAATATATATTTTCCGATAAAACCGGGACATTGACGCAGAATATCATGACTTTTAACAAGTGTTCTGTGGCAGGGAAATGTTACGGGGACGTTATCGACGAAGTTACCGGGGAAGTCGTCGATTTGAGCGAG ACAATGACACCGTTGGACTTCTCATTCAACAAGGATTACGAGCCggacttcaaattctacgataCCGCGTTACTCGAAGCTGTAAAAAGAAGTAACGAGGATGTTCACAGTTTCTTTCGACTGTTGGCACTTTGTCATACCGTCATGCCGGAGGAAAAGAACGGCAAGCTGGAATATCAAGCACAGTCACCGGACGAGGCCGCCCTTGTATCTGCCGCTAGAAACTTCGGTTTTGTATTCAAGGAGAGGTCGCCAAACAGCATAACGATCGAAGTTATGGGGAAGCGCGAGATATACGAACTGCTTTGCATTTTGGACTTCAACAACGTCCGGAAGAGGATGTCCGTTATTTTGAGGAAGGACGGTCATCTCAGGCTGTATTGCAAAGGAGCGGACAATGTTATTTACGAACGATTGAAAAATGGCAGCAGCGATATTATGGCGAAAACTTTGGAGCACCTGAACAAATTCGCCGGTGAGGGTTTGAGAACATTGTGCCTTTCGGTAAGAGATCTGGATGAACAATTTTTCAATGATTGGAAACAACGTCATCAAGAAGCTGCCATGAGCCACGAGAATAAAGATgataaattagatgcgatttatGAAGAGATAGAGAAAGATATGACTTTACTGGGCGCTACTGCCATTGAGGATAAGCTGCAAGACGGTGTACCTCAAACTATTGCTAACTTAGCTCTTGCTGGTATCAAGATTTGGGTATTGACTGGTGACAAACAAG AAACGGCTATCAATATTGGCTATTCCTGTCAGTTATTGACAGACGATCTTACAGATGTTTTTATAGTAGATGCCACTACTTACGATGGCGTTGAAAATCAGTTAGCGCGATATTTGGAAACTATCAAAACAACCTCGAGTCATCAAAATCGGCCAACTCTCTCCGTAGTCACATTCAGGTGGGACAAGGAAAG CAGTGATACTGAATACAATCCTAGCAGGGATGAACAAGATGAGCACGAAATGGAGCAGGCAACAGGATTCGCGGTAGTTATCAATGGACATTCCTTAGTTCACGCATTACATCCACAACTTGAACAACTTTTCCTCGAAGTATCAAGCCAAT GTAAAGCTGTGATATGTTGTCGCGTGACACCTTTACAAAAAGCAATGGTAGTCGAATtaataaagaaaaataaaaacgcTGTAACCTTAGCGATCGGTGACGGAGCTAATGACGTCTCGATGATAAAAACAGCTCACATAGGCGTTGGAATCAGCGGACAAGAAGGATTACAAGCTGTATTAGCATCCGATTATTCGATAGGACAGTTCAGATTTTTAGAAAGACTACTCCTTGTTCATGGCAGATGGTCGTATTACAGAATGAGCAAATTTCTTAgatattttttttacaagaaCTTTGCGTTCACGCTATGCCACATTTGGTTTGCCTTTTTCTGTGGATTCAGCGCACAG ACTGTGTTTGATCCCATGTACATTTCTGTCTACAATCTCTTTTATACATCGCTACCTGTAATGGCAGTTGGGATATTCGATCAAGACGTTAACGATAAAAATAGCTTAATGTATCCAAAACTTTACGCACCTGGGTTacaaaatttactttttaataaAAAGGAATTTTGCTGGAGTGCCATACACGGGTTTTTCGCTAGTTGTGTATTATTTTTGGTTCCATATG GAACGTATAAGGATGGAGTATCACCAAAGGGCTATGTACTTTCTGATCATATGTTACTAGGAAGTGTTGTAGCCACTATATTAGTCATAGTCGTGACTGTTCAAATAGCCCTGGATACATCGTACTGGACGATTGTAAATCACATTATGGTTTGGGGCTCGCTCATTTGGTATTTTATTTTAGATTATTTTTATAACTTCGTCGTAGGTGGTAGTTATGTTGGCAGTCTTACTATG GCAATGTCCGAAGCAACGTTTTGGTTCACGGCGGTGATTTCTTGTATTATATTAGTAATACCCGTGCTGTCGTGGAGATTTTTCTTCATAGACGTTAGGCCAACATTGTCTGACAGAGTTAGGCTTAAACAGAGGTTGGCACAACTTCGTTCGCGTCAAAGTCAAGACATACTTCGTACACCATCGACGAGGCGGACACGAAGATCTCTTCGTTCAGGATACGCATTCGCGCATCAAGAAGGTTTTGGAAGGCTCATTACATCTGGCAAAATTATGCGAAAATTACCAAACGGTGCAGATTTCAAATTTGCTATGCCGTTTACGAACAATACCAACAAACAAGTTAGTGTTGCCACTACGTCACCAAAGGACAATGCATCAAAAAATTCGCACACATTGAACACTATTAATCTGTAA
- the Atp8b gene encoding ATPase phospholipid transporting 8B isoform X1, translating into MIHEDEEEEGSRWKYVRGEADIVSSARLKCHEEEETKVKDCDEADKVSVAKSDAEDSRKGSTTAASVCNDESEENSGTKRKKKKRRKTKKKQQLRLHHLPQEESADGQQVHTLVNLPSSSDEVEAVGECSKRDSSSSLGAASRHNTLRESLLTVLGKLVIWKGTRYRSATAASSSSLAPPNSPPATECIGRSTSFFSSETERRIRANNREFNSQFNYANNYIKTSKYSVLTFLPLNLFEQFQRLANFYFLCLLVLQVIPAISSLTPITTAIPLIGVLMLTAVKDAYDDFQRHSSDSQVNNRKSQTLRGTSLREEKWSQVQVGDVIRMENDQFVAADVLLLSTSEPNGLCYIETAELDGETNLKCRQCLAETAEMMDNHELIGQFDGEIICETPNNLLNKFDGTLTWKGRKYPLDNDKIILRGCVLRNTQWCYGVVIFAGKDTKLMQNSGKTKFKRTSIDRLLNLLIIGIVFFLLSMCLFCMIGCGIWESLVGRYFQVYLPWDSLVPTEPMGGATVIALLVFFSYAIVLNTVVPISLYVSVEVIRFVQSFLINWDEEMYYAPTNTHAKARTTTLNEELGQIEYIFSDKTGTLTQNIMTFNKCSVAGKCYGDVIDEVTGEVVDLSETDKAARTPTMRWKNGQEFVQFHPLTSGPNVRLLEHVDRICNVIGEPGTIGSQMIPHKSSTMTPLDFSFNKDYEPDFKFYDTALLEAVKRSNEDVHSFFRLLALCHTVMPEEKNGKLEYQAQSPDEAALVSAARNFGFVFKERSPNSITIEVMGKREIYELLCILDFNNVRKRMSVILRKDGHLRLYCKGADNVIYERLKNGSSDIMAKTLEHLNKFAGEGLRTLCLSVRDLDEQFFNDWKQRHQEAAMSHENKDDKLDAIYEEIEKDMTLLGATAIEDKLQDGVPQTIANLALAGIKIWVLTGDKQETAINIGYSCQLLTDDLTDVFIVDATTYDGVENQLARYLETIKTTSSHQNRPTLSVVTFRWDKESSDTEYNPSRDEQDEHEMEQATGFAVVINGHSLVHALHPQLEQLFLEVSSQCKAVICCRVTPLQKAMVVELIKKNKNAVTLAIGDGANDVSMIKTAHIGVGISGQEGLQAVLASDYSIGQFRFLERLLLVHGRWSYYRMSKFLRYFFYKNFAFTLCHIWFAFFCGFSAQTVFDPMYISVYNLFYTSLPVMAVGIFDQDVNDKNSLMYPKLYAPGLQNLLFNKKEFCWSAIHGFFASCVLFLVPYGTYKDGVSPKGYVLSDHMLLGSVVATILVIVVTVQIALDTSYWTIVNHIMVWGSLIWYFILDYFYNFVVGGSYVGSLTMAMSEATFWFTAVISCIILVIPVLSWRFFFIDVRPTLSDRVRLKQRLAQLRSRQSQDILRTPSTRRTRRSLRSGYAFAHQEGFGRLITSGKIMRKLPNGADFKFAMPFTNNTNKQVSVATTSPKDNASKNSHTLNTINL; encoded by the exons ACCAAGGTAAAGGACTGCGACGAGGCCGACAAAGTCTCGGTGGCGAAATCGGACGCGGAAGATAGCCGGAAGGGATCGACGACCGCCGCGTCCGTGTGCAACGACGAAAGCGAGGAGAACTCCGGTACCAAgcggaagaagaagaaacgtcggaaaacgaagaagaaacaGCAGCTGCGTCTGCACCACCTACCACAGGAGGAGTCCGCGGACGGGCAGCAAGTCCACACGCTGGTGAATCTGCCCTCGTCCTCGGACGAGGTCGAGGCGGTCGGCGAATGCTCGAAAAGAGACTCGTCCAGCAGCTTGGGCGCTGCTAGTAGGCACAACACCCTCCGAGAGTCATTGTTAACCGTGTTGGGCAAGCTGGTGATCTGGAAGGGCACCAGGTACCGATCCGCCACCGCTGCGTCCTCCTCATCGTTAGCGCCGCCGAACTCGCCGCCCGCCACTGAGTGCATCGGCCGTAGCACTTCCTTCTTTTCCAGCG AAACGGAGAGGAGAATTCGCGCCAATAATCGCGAGTTCAACTCACAATTTAATTATGCG AACAATTACATCAAGACGTCCAAGTATTCGGTTCTGACGTTCCTACCATTAAATTTGTTCGAGCAATTCCAGCGGCTCGCTAACTTTTACTTCCTATGCCTGCTGGTGCTTCAGGTGATCCCCGCTATCTCCTCCTTGACCCCCATCACTACAGCCATACCCCTTATAGGGGTACTTATGCTCACTGCCGTCAAAGATGCCTACGACGATTTT CAACGGCACAGCAGCGATTCGCAAGTGAACAATCGGAAATCGCAAACGTTACGAGGCACTAGTCTCCGAGAGGAGAAATGGTCGCAAGTGCAAGTAGGCGATGTAATTAGAATGGAAAACGATCAGTTCGTTGCAGCCGACGTCCTTCTTTTATCTACTAGTGAGCCAAATGGTCTTTGTTATATCGAAACCGCAGAATTAGATGG GGAAACGAATTTGAAGTGTCGGCAGTGCTTAGCTGAAACTGCCGAGATGATGGATAATCACGAATTGATCGGTCAATTCGACGGGGAAATTATATGCGAAACTCCTaataatttgttaaataaatttGATGGTACTCTTACGTGGAAGGGACGAAA ATACCCATTGGACAACGACAAAATTATATTACGAGGTTGCGTGCTCCGTAACACGCAGTGGTGCTATGGAGTGGTCATCTTTGCTGGCAAGGATACCAAATTGATGCAAAACTCAGGGAAGACCAAATTTAAGAGGACCTCTATAGATAGGCTGCTGAATCTTCTCATCATCGGGATAGTGTTCTTTTTACTTTCTATGTGTTTGTTTTGTATGATCGGCTGTGGTATCTGGGAGAGCCTCGTCGGCCGTTATTTCCAAGTGTATCTACCATGGGACTCGCTGGTGCCTACCGAGCCTATGGGCGGTGCCACAGTGATCGCTCTGCTTGTGTTCTTTTCGTATGCAATCGTACTAAACACGGTGGTGCCAATCAGTTTATACGTGAGTGTTGAAGTTATCAGATTCGTTCAATCGTTCCTGATCAACTGGGACGAGGAGATGTACTACGCGCCAACGAACACGCACGCTAAAGCTAGGACTACCACGTTAAACGAGGAGTTGGGACAAATAGAATATATATTTTCCGATAAAACCGGGACATTGACGCAGAATATCATGACTTTTAACAAGTGTTCTGTGGCAGGGAAATGTTACGGGGACGTTATCGACGAAGTTACCGGGGAAGTCGTCGATTTGAGCGAG ACGGACAAAGCTGCCCGAACACCTACGATGCGATGGAAAAATGGACAAGAATTTGTTCAATTTCATCCACTCACAAGTGGTCCAAACGTGCGTCTGCTGGAACATGTGGACAGGATATGCAATGTAATCGGAGAGCCAGGAACCATTGGCAGTCAGATGATTCCACATAAATCTTCA ACAATGACACCGTTGGACTTCTCATTCAACAAGGATTACGAGCCggacttcaaattctacgataCCGCGTTACTCGAAGCTGTAAAAAGAAGTAACGAGGATGTTCACAGTTTCTTTCGACTGTTGGCACTTTGTCATACCGTCATGCCGGAGGAAAAGAACGGCAAGCTGGAATATCAAGCACAGTCACCGGACGAGGCCGCCCTTGTATCTGCCGCTAGAAACTTCGGTTTTGTATTCAAGGAGAGGTCGCCAAACAGCATAACGATCGAAGTTATGGGGAAGCGCGAGATATACGAACTGCTTTGCATTTTGGACTTCAACAACGTCCGGAAGAGGATGTCCGTTATTTTGAGGAAGGACGGTCATCTCAGGCTGTATTGCAAAGGAGCGGACAATGTTATTTACGAACGATTGAAAAATGGCAGCAGCGATATTATGGCGAAAACTTTGGAGCACCTGAACAAATTCGCCGGTGAGGGTTTGAGAACATTGTGCCTTTCGGTAAGAGATCTGGATGAACAATTTTTCAATGATTGGAAACAACGTCATCAAGAAGCTGCCATGAGCCACGAGAATAAAGATgataaattagatgcgatttatGAAGAGATAGAGAAAGATATGACTTTACTGGGCGCTACTGCCATTGAGGATAAGCTGCAAGACGGTGTACCTCAAACTATTGCTAACTTAGCTCTTGCTGGTATCAAGATTTGGGTATTGACTGGTGACAAACAAG AAACGGCTATCAATATTGGCTATTCCTGTCAGTTATTGACAGACGATCTTACAGATGTTTTTATAGTAGATGCCACTACTTACGATGGCGTTGAAAATCAGTTAGCGCGATATTTGGAAACTATCAAAACAACCTCGAGTCATCAAAATCGGCCAACTCTCTCCGTAGTCACATTCAGGTGGGACAAGGAAAG CAGTGATACTGAATACAATCCTAGCAGGGATGAACAAGATGAGCACGAAATGGAGCAGGCAACAGGATTCGCGGTAGTTATCAATGGACATTCCTTAGTTCACGCATTACATCCACAACTTGAACAACTTTTCCTCGAAGTATCAAGCCAAT GTAAAGCTGTGATATGTTGTCGCGTGACACCTTTACAAAAAGCAATGGTAGTCGAATtaataaagaaaaataaaaacgcTGTAACCTTAGCGATCGGTGACGGAGCTAATGACGTCTCGATGATAAAAACAGCTCACATAGGCGTTGGAATCAGCGGACAAGAAGGATTACAAGCTGTATTAGCATCCGATTATTCGATAGGACAGTTCAGATTTTTAGAAAGACTACTCCTTGTTCATGGCAGATGGTCGTATTACAGAATGAGCAAATTTCTTAgatattttttttacaagaaCTTTGCGTTCACGCTATGCCACATTTGGTTTGCCTTTTTCTGTGGATTCAGCGCACAG ACTGTGTTTGATCCCATGTACATTTCTGTCTACAATCTCTTTTATACATCGCTACCTGTAATGGCAGTTGGGATATTCGATCAAGACGTTAACGATAAAAATAGCTTAATGTATCCAAAACTTTACGCACCTGGGTTacaaaatttactttttaataaAAAGGAATTTTGCTGGAGTGCCATACACGGGTTTTTCGCTAGTTGTGTATTATTTTTGGTTCCATATG GAACGTATAAGGATGGAGTATCACCAAAGGGCTATGTACTTTCTGATCATATGTTACTAGGAAGTGTTGTAGCCACTATATTAGTCATAGTCGTGACTGTTCAAATAGCCCTGGATACATCGTACTGGACGATTGTAAATCACATTATGGTTTGGGGCTCGCTCATTTGGTATTTTATTTTAGATTATTTTTATAACTTCGTCGTAGGTGGTAGTTATGTTGGCAGTCTTACTATG GCAATGTCCGAAGCAACGTTTTGGTTCACGGCGGTGATTTCTTGTATTATATTAGTAATACCCGTGCTGTCGTGGAGATTTTTCTTCATAGACGTTAGGCCAACATTGTCTGACAGAGTTAGGCTTAAACAGAGGTTGGCACAACTTCGTTCGCGTCAAAGTCAAGACATACTTCGTACACCATCGACGAGGCGGACACGAAGATCTCTTCGTTCAGGATACGCATTCGCGCATCAAGAAGGTTTTGGAAGGCTCATTACATCTGGCAAAATTATGCGAAAATTACCAAACGGTGCAGATTTCAAATTTGCTATGCCGTTTACGAACAATACCAACAAACAAGTTAGTGTTGCCACTACGTCACCAAAGGACAATGCATCAAAAAATTCGCACACATTGAACACTATTAATCTGTAA